In Ailuropoda melanoleuca isolate Jingjing chromosome 4, ASM200744v2, whole genome shotgun sequence, the following proteins share a genomic window:
- the LOC100478188 gene encoding olfactory receptor 2Z1 yields the protein MGDVNQSVTSDFILVGLFSHSGSHQLLFSLVAAMFTMGLLGNTILLFLIRMDSRLHTPMYFLLSQLSLFDVGFPLVTIPKMASHFLQGEVSISFGGCAAQIFFLTLMGVAEGILLALMSYDRYVAVCHPLQYPVLMRSQVCLLMVGSSWLAGVLNASIQTSITLHFPYCASRIVDHFFCEVPALLKLSCADTSSYELALSTSGVLILVLPLSLTAVSYGHVLGAVIRMRSEEARNKAFTTCSSHITVVGLFYGAAVFMYMVPGAYHSPPQDNVVSLFYSLVTPTLNPLIYSLRNREVQMALVKVLSRAELRPKR from the coding sequence ATGGGGGATGTGAATCAATCAGTGACCTCTGACTTCATTCTGGTGGGCCTCTTCAGCCACTCAGGGTCACATCAGCTGCTCTTCTCCCTGGTGGCTGCCATGTTTACCATGGGCCTCCTGGGCAACACCATTCTGCTCTTCCTGATCCGCATGGACTCCAGgctccacacacccatgtacttccTGCTCAGCCAGCTCTCTCTGTTTGATGTTGGCTTCCCCCTGGTCACCATCCCCAAGATGGCGTCACACTTTCTGCAGGGAGAAGTTTCCATCTCCTTCGGGGGTTGTGCAGCTCAAATATTCTTCCTGACCCTGATGGGCGTGGCTGAGGGCATCCTGTTGGCCCTCAtgtcctatgaccgctatgtTGCTGTGTGTCATCCTCTGCAGTATCCTGTGCTCATGAGGAGCCAGGTGTGCCTGCTTATGGTGGGCTCCTCCTGGCTGGCAGGTGTGCTCAACGCCTCCATCCAGACCTCCATCACTCTGCACTTCCCCTACTGTGCCTCCCGCATCGTGGACCACTTCTTCTGCGAGGTACCAGCCCTACTGAAGCTCTCCTGTGCAGACACCTCCTCCTATGAGCTGGCGCTCTCCACCTCGGGGGTGCTGATCCTTgtgcttcccctttccctcactGCCGTCTCCTACGGCCACGTGTTGGGGGCTGTTATACGCATGCGCTCAGAGGAGGCCCGGAACAAGGCCTTCACCACCTGTTCCTCACACATCACAGTAGTGGGGCTCTTTTACGGCGCAGCTGTGTTCATGTACATGGTGCCGGGTGCCTACCACAGCCCACCCCAGGACAACGTGGTCTCCCTATTCTACAGCCTTGTCACCCCTACACTTAACCCCCTTATCTACAGTCTGAGGAACCGGGAGGTGCAGATGGCTTTGGTCAAAGTGCTCAGCAGAGCTGAGCTCAGGCCAAAGAGATGA